The following coding sequences are from one Nicotiana tabacum cultivar K326 chromosome 1, ASM71507v2, whole genome shotgun sequence window:
- the LOC107817598 gene encoding uncharacterized protein LOC107817598 isoform X2 — protein MQLCRSVASWISRFFACMGSCLGCCIKPPHVISVDRPSKGQKVQGKHLRKRSSRDDFWSSSACEMENSAFPSQRSISSISTSNQGLDPHSSSSTTNNNAEFVNHGLILWSKTRQEWIGSRTPQKRTAAREPKLSFGASYETLLGTNKPFPQSIPLSEMVDFLVDVWEQEGLYD, from the exons ATGCAACTTTGTAGATCAGTAGCCTCCTGGATTTCACGTTTCTTCGCTTGCATGGG AAGTTGTCTTGGGTGCTGTATAAAGCCCCCACATGTTATTTCAGTGGATAGGCCATCCAAAGGACAGAAAGTTCAGGGTAAACACTTGAGGAAACGTAGTTCAAGGGACGACTTCTGGAGCAGTAGTGCTTGTGAGATGGAGAATAGCGCATTTCCTTCACAGAGAAGCATCTCGTCAATTAGTACTTCAAATCAGGGCCTTGATCCCCATAGTAGCTCCAGCACCACAAACAACAACGCTGAATTTGTAAATCATG GTCTAATTCTTTGGAGTAAAACTAGGCAAGAATGGATTGGAAGTAGAACACCTCAGAAGCGTACTGCAGCTCGAGAACCTAAACTAAG CTTTGGTGCGAGTTACGAGACTTTGCTAGGGACCAACAAGCCTTTCCCTCAGTCAATCCCTCTATCG GAAATGGTAGACTTTCTTGTTGATGTCTGGGAACAGGAGGGGCTATATGATTGA
- the LOC107817598 gene encoding uncharacterized protein LOC107817598 isoform X1: MYNICLKIEIEACFRRMPLCSILGFFGEYLRAVIGTMMEKLKETWRALINSRSCLGCCIKPPHVISVDRPSKGQKVQGKHLRKRSSRDDFWSSSACEMENSAFPSQRSISSISTSNQGLDPHSSSSTTNNNAEFVNHGLILWSKTRQEWIGSRTPQKRTAAREPKLSFGASYETLLGTNKPFPQSIPLSEMVDFLVDVWEQEGLYD; encoded by the exons ATGTATAATATATGTTTAAAAATCGAAATTGAGGCATGTTTTAGACGTATGCCTTTGTGTTCTATTTTGGGTTTTTTTGGAGAATATCTTCGAGCCGTCATTGGTACAATGATGGAAAAGTTGAAGGAGACATGGAGGGCACTTATTAAT AGCAGAAGTTGTCTTGGGTGCTGTATAAAGCCCCCACATGTTATTTCAGTGGATAGGCCATCCAAAGGACAGAAAGTTCAGGGTAAACACTTGAGGAAACGTAGTTCAAGGGACGACTTCTGGAGCAGTAGTGCTTGTGAGATGGAGAATAGCGCATTTCCTTCACAGAGAAGCATCTCGTCAATTAGTACTTCAAATCAGGGCCTTGATCCCCATAGTAGCTCCAGCACCACAAACAACAACGCTGAATTTGTAAATCATG GTCTAATTCTTTGGAGTAAAACTAGGCAAGAATGGATTGGAAGTAGAACACCTCAGAAGCGTACTGCAGCTCGAGAACCTAAACTAAG CTTTGGTGCGAGTTACGAGACTTTGCTAGGGACCAACAAGCCTTTCCCTCAGTCAATCCCTCTATCG GAAATGGTAGACTTTCTTGTTGATGTCTGGGAACAGGAGGGGCTATATGATTGA
- the LOC107817599 gene encoding phospholipase D alpha 1-like: MGPRLLHGTLHATIYEVDKIRGGCGDCCGPTASPQKVSRRFLNNVKKLFFCAPEISGTKFYATIDLDKARVGRTRIFENDPSNPRWYETFRIYCAHEISNIIFTIKDENPVSATLIGRAYLPVEEVLNRYVVDRWVPILDEDGYPISGRSKIHVRLQFFNVKQDSNWSRGISSAAFGGVPYTFFKERQGCQVTLYPDADISDDDITNYLKSQGLLEPQRCWEDIFDAINNAKHLIYIAGWSVYTKITLIRNPKRPKIGGDLTLGELLKKKASEGVNVLLLIWDDRTSVEVLKRNGLMSTHDQETAEYFKNTEVHCCLCPRNPDSGKTITQGFQVGTMFTHHQKTIVVDSEIPGGMSQKRMIVSFLGGIDLCDGRYDTREHSLFRTLDTVHKQDFHQPNFPGSSIAKGGPREPWHDIHCRLEGPVAWDALYNFEQRWRKQIGNRFIYSMTELDKFIIRPTEVTASKDRETWNVQIFRSIDGGAVVDFPGKPEEAAEVGLVTGKDSVIDQSIHDAYISAIRRAKNFIYIENQYFVGSCYGWKPSEDIKLEDIGALHLIPKEISLKIVSKIQAGERFTVYVVIPMWPEGIPESDSVQAILDWQRRTMEMMYTDICNALQAKGITNADPRDYLTFFCLGNREVEKPGEYKPPEKPDPDTDYSRAQEFRRFMIYVHSKMMIVDDEYIIIGSANINQRSMDGARDSEIAMGGYQPYHLAANQPPRGKIYGFRMALWCEHLNYADDSFVDPTSLECVRKVNGMADESWKLYSSDTFDLDLPGHLLSYPINISNTGQITAIPGFKFFPDTKASVLGTKSQLLPPILTT, encoded by the exons ATGGGACCACGTTTGCTGCATGGGACTCTTCATGCTACCATATATGAAGTTGATAAGATAAGGGGTGGCTGTGGTGATTGTTGTGGCCCG ACTGCATCTCCCCAGAAAGTATCAAGAAGATTTCTAAACAATGTCAAGAAATTGTTCTTTTGTGCGCCAGAG ATTTCTGGTACAAAATTCTATGCAACCATAGATTTAGATAAGGCAAGAGTTGGGAGGACCAGAATCTTTGAAAATGACCCTTCCAACCCTCGGTGGTATGAAACATTTCGTATTTATTGTGCACATGAGATTTCTAACATCATTTTTACAATAAAAGATGAGAATCCTGTTAGCGCGACACTAATTGGAAGAGCTTATCTCCCTGTTGAGGAAGTCTTGAATAGATATGTAGTCGATAGATGGGTACCAATATTAGATGAAGACGGCTATCCAATAAGTGGTCGTTCAAAAATCCATGTAAGGTTGCAGTTCTTTAACGTTAAACAAGACAGTAATTGGTCTAGAGGAATTAGTTCCGCGGCATTTGGAGGAGTCCCTTATACCTTCTTTAAAGAGAGACAAGGTTGTCAAGTTACACTTTACCCTGATGCAGACATCTCAGATGATGATATCACAAATTATCTCAAGTCTCAAGGACTTTTGGAACCTCAGAGATGTTGGGAAGACATTTTTGATGCAATCAACAATGCAAAGCACTTAATTTATATAGCCGGTTGGTCTGTATATACTAAAATCACCTTGATAAGAAACCCAAAGAGGCCAAAGATAGGCGGAGACCTTACTCTTGGCGAGCTCCTTAAAAAAAAGGCGAGTGAGGGTGTTAATGTTCTCTTGTTAATTTGGGATGACAGAACTTCGGTTGAGGTATTAAAAAGAAATGGACTAATGtcaacccatgatcaagaaactGCAGAGTATTTTAAGAACACAGAAGTCCATTGTTGTTTGTGTCCGCGGAACCCTGACAGTGGAAAGACTATAACTCAGGGGTTTCAGGTTGGTACAATGTTTACTCACCATCAAAAGACTATTGTGGTAGACAGTGAAATTCCAGGAGGGATGTCACAGAAAAGAATGATAGTTAGCTTTCTTGGTGGTATTGATCTTTGTGATGGGCGATATGACACTCGCGAACACTCCTTATTCAGAACATTGGATACAGTTCATAAACAAGATTTCCATCAGCCCAATTTTCCAGGCTCTTCAATCGCAAAAGGTGGTCCAAGAGAGCCCTGGCATGACATTCATTGCAGGCTAGAAGGACCTGTTGCTTGGGACGCCCTGTACAATTTTGAACAAAGGTGGCGGAAACAGATTGGAAATCGATTTATCTATTCTATGACTGAGCTTGATAAATTTATTATTCGTCCAACAGAAGTTACAGCATCGAAGGATAGAGAAACGTGGAACGTTCAGATATTTCGATCCATTGATGGTGGTGCTGTCGTTGACTTCCCTGGAAAACCAGAAGAAGCTGCTGAGGTAGGCCTTGTTACTGGCAAGGATAGTGTCATTGATCAAAGTATCCATGATGCATACATTAGTGCCATTCGTCGAGCTAAGAATTTCATTTACATTGAAAACCAATACTTTGTTGGAAGCTGCTATGGTTGGAAGCCATCAGAAGATATCAAGCTCGAGGACATCGGAGCTTTGCATCTTATCCCAAAGGAGATCTCGCTTAAGATAGTGAGCAAGATTCAAGCAGGAGAGAGATTTACAGTTTACGTTGTTATTCCAATGTGGCCAGAAGGTATACCTGAAAGTGATTCAGTTCAGGCAATTTTAGATTGGCAAAGAAGGACAATGGAAATGATGTACACAGACATATGTAATGCCCTTCAGGCTAAAGGAATAACTAATGCTGATCCTAGAGATTACTTGACATTTTTCTGCCTTGGCAACCGTGAAGTCGAAAAGCCTGGAGAATACAAACCTCCAGAGAAACCAGATCCTGATACTGATTATTCAAGAGCTCAAGAGTTCAGGCGCTTTATGATCTATGTTCATTCAAAAATGATGATTG TTGATGATGAATACATCATAATTGGCTCCGCGAACATAAATCAAAGGTCAATGGATGGTGCAAGAGATTCTGAGATTGCTATGGGTGGCTACCAACCATATCATCTTGCAGCTAATCAACCACCTAGAGGAAAAATATATGGTTTTCGAATGGCATTATGGTGTGAGCATCTGAACTATGCAGATGATTCGTTTGTCGATCCAACGAGTCTAGAATGTGTTAGGAAAGTAAATGGAATGGCTGATGAGAGTTGGAAGCTTTATTCCAGTGACACATTTGATTTAGATCTTCCAGGCCACCTTCTTAGCTACCCTATAAATATTTCAAACACTGGACAGATTACAGCAATTCCTGGATTTAAGTTCTTCCCAGACACAAAAGCTTCTGTTCTTGGTACCAAATCTCAGTTACTACCACCTATCCTCACTACATGA